CACTCCGGCTGGCCCCTGGGCGGCATCTTCCGCCACCTGGACCCCGGTCTCGTCTTCCTGAACTTCTTCGCCAACGGCGGCCCACCGCTGCACCTCGGAGCTCCAGCCCGCCTGGGCGCTGGACCACCATGCAGCCTGCAAGGCAGTTCCCTGGGTTGGCAAGTGCTGGTCCTGGGCGCCCCAGCCCTGCAAACCCTGGCGGACCAAGGGAGCAGGGCCGACCCTCATAACAGGACGCCCGCGGGGGAGCCGCCACCCCACTCCTCCAGCCCGCCACTGAGTCAGCTCGTGTTTGGTTTTGGGGTGCCCCTGTGGGTGCTGAGCACCCTTCAGAGCCTCCCGAGGGCCAGGCTGCAGCTGGCGAGGCTCACGGGGAGGCCCACCTGCTGGGGGGGCCGTGTTTTCCTCTGCTGATTCTCCTTCCACCTGCTGCCTCTGCTGAGGCTGGTGGGGACACGGGAGGCGGGGCTGGACATGGGGAGGTTTGGGTGCTGCTCAGACCCCTGGGGCTCGCCTCTACCCTCTGCTCTATGTGTGCGGAGGCGGGGCCTTCAGGCAGCAGCTGTGCCGGGGTCTCTGGTCCTGCCACGGGGGAGGGTCTGAGGAGGAGACAGGTGAGTGGGGTACTGGAGATGGAGGTCCAGCCGGCCTGCGAGGACCTGAAGGGAAATTCCTGGGGGGATGGGGACAGTgtaggggtgggggcagggggagtcTCCCATCTCCTCAACCTCCAGAGAATGTGAGACACTGAGATGTACTGAGAGATGATGAACAGAACAGGGAGGCACAGAGACAGAGGTGAGAAAAGGGGACAAggacccagagagagggggacagggacccagagagagggagacagagacccagagagagggggacagagatccagggagagggggacagagatccagggagagggggacagagacccagggagagggggacagagacccagggagaggggaacagagacccagagagagggggacagaggCCAGAGAGAAAGCAGGCCGAGTGgaagaagggcagagggagaaacgGGCTGGGATCACACAGACGCGGGCGGCGGAGGCCGAGGCAGGGGGCGGAGGTGAGAGACAGACCAGGCTGCCAGGAGGGACCAAGTGGGGGACGAGACAGAAAAAGATATGGAGACCAAGACCCAGCGAGAGACGGGAACACAGAGAGCTCTGGCGACAGATGGAGGCAGAACTGGCGTCGGGCTGAAGGAGAGGATGAGTGGGGAGAGGGACAGACAGACAGCGAGaaagagacggagagagagacagagacacagagacgcaGAGAGAGACggtcttgagagagagagacctgggCCTGGATCTCAAGACAGGAACATAGACATGGGCTAGGAATTTGAACTGGGGTGACCCACCATCCCAGCTATTCCAGACGGAGCGATTCCCGGGATGCAGGGCTTTTGGGgctaaaactgggaaagtcccACACGCACCAGGACGCCTTGGTTTGCTGTCTTTGTTTTTCAAACGTTTCCAAACTAAAGGTTAATTTTTGCTCCACATTCTGAATCTCCCGCTGTATCCACGGAGCTCCTGCAGAAATGCACTAAAATCTGTCTCTTCTGTCTTTGGAAAACACATTACAGCCATGCCTCCTCACCCTGTCTGTGCATTAGACTCCACAAGGGAGCTTTTAAAACCCGATGGATGCCCGGGCCCCATCCCTAGGCATTGTGGTTTAAGCGAGCCAGGGTGGAGCTGGGCTCTGGGAGTTTCAAAAGCTCCCCAGGGGTTCCCGCGGGCAGCCGCTGAGCCCCATCCATCTCCAAGTACCTGTGGTTGTGAAAATGCAACTTGATAGCTCCCAGGGAACCGAGAAACCCAGCACCAAGTGGTTGAAACCCCTGGGTCCAGGGAGACGCAAAGACAGCCAAGACTCAAGCTGGGGGCCAGCAGGAGTCAGATCCTATTCTGTGCACCACCAACCCTCAAGCTCCCAGTTACAGCCACCAAGGACGGGAGGGGAGAGTAGTacggggtgggagggggaggcaggccAACTCACTCCGATTgggagagatttccaggatgcCATCCAGGGGGAGCTGACACAAAATAGAGGTGGAGAGGGCGCTCCAGGCAGCaggcacagcatgtgcaaaggccctggggtatggcattgtttttttttttttttgccatctctGAGTTACATGTGGTTAAGGTTACAGCACGGAGGGGGTGTAGGAGGTGGGTGAgataaaaaaggaagactggaggGAGTCAGGTGACACACAGCCTCCGATGACAAACGAGGGGCTGGGCCTCTGGTCCCAGAGTGGGCTGAGGAGCCACAGGAGAGCTGTGAGCAGGGCAGGACAGAGTCAGCTCAGGGTATAGCAAGACCCCTGAGAGGACTAGAGGAGAGATGGAGGACGGAGGAGAAGTCCAGGGAAAGAGGAAGGCCAGGCAGGGAGGGGGTTGAGGGCGCAGCAAAGACCGCTCCCCCCATCAGGTCCCAGAATTACGGTTTAAACCAACTTCCCTCCTGGAGCCGCGGACCAACTTCTAGCTGCGAAAATAGGCCAACACCGCCCCCGTGTGGCTGTTCAGAGTTTTGCAACCAAGGCCTCCTAGAAGCAAGTCTATGCTCCAAATCAGTCAGGGGGAGAATGAAGGGGGGCGCTCTTACGGGTGATGCTGGAGGAGCCCAGAGTGTTTGTAACCCACGAGCTGAAATTACAGCGAGACCATAAATCCGTTCCTAATCGGAATTGGCTACGCCTTTCCCGGGAAACCCAGATGCCTGGTCATCCTATCCAGACACCGCTTTTTCAGATCTTGAGTCGAAATGAAATTGTTTCTTATCAGATGAGACAGTGGATGAAACTCAACCAAAGGCTGGGTGTCACCCGGGGCGTTCCACCTACTGGAGATGCAGGCAGTGGTGGGGAGGAGGCGGTGAGCGAGGGAGCCGGTAACAGACTCTCTGTCTGGGGGTCCGGACGCTTCTACAGGAAAGGGCACTGACCATGGTATTGAAGGTTGAATAGGAGTTtgctaagaaaagagaaagacatgtTGATACAATATGACAATGAAGATGATAAGGACAGACCCTTTGCAGCTTACAGATTCCGTTCACGTCTTTGATCTCAGGCCGTCCTTGCCATGGCCCTCTGGGGCCCGTTGGACAAAGACTGTCACCTTTGAGTCTTTGTCTGACTGACAAGAAAACCAGGgcccagagagaaggaaggaatttGAAGTTCCCAGCAGTCTGTGTTGGTACCAGGTGAACCGGccctgctctttctctcctctgtgcTCTTGCACCCAAAGTTGGAATGTCCTTTCATCATCTCTAAATGTCCTGACAGACTCCTACTTATCCCTCAAAACCCAGCTCATATTCTGGGCCCTGAGCCTTAAACCTGAGAGTCCAggttccagcccctcctccctcagacccaggagtccaggctccagcccctcctccctcagacccaggagtccaggctccagcccctcctccctcagacccaggagtcggGGTCTGGTCCAGAGGCCTGGCCCTCACACGGAGCCGGCCAAGGCTGTGCACCGGCGGGGCAGTGAGATGGAGCAAGCTGTGCGGGTTCAGTCACATTTATTTGGTCTCGGAGGCAGAGTCATGGTAGGGGAAAGGCAGGGCTCTGGGATCCGGGGACCCTGTGCCTCCTCATTGCTGAGcctaagagaggaagagagacagagagatccacAGAGACacgggagagaaagagagaccaagACGATAAAAAGGGGACCAAAGGCACAGAGACCCAGCCCGCCACCGCCGCCCTGGACCACTCACCTTGTTGAAGAAGTAGATGGAGGCGAGGATGGTGAACACGGCCATGGCCAGGGTCACATTCTGGGGGAGGGTTCAGAGGTcagggcccctcccctccctcccctcccccgcaggcCCCCCTCCCCCTGCCGGATCCCTCCTCACTTCCTGGAAGTTCATGGCCATAGGTATTCAGCCGCACACACTCGCTGCTtgacctctctctccctttcctgggTGTCTGAGCCAGGGAGGGGAGATGAGCCACCAGAACCTGAGAGGGGTTGTCTGGGAGACCAGAATGGTTGCCATGGCAACGAGAGAAGGGCATTCTGGGTAGAGGGGACATTGGGGCAGAGGCTTGGGGGAGAGGGGGATTGGGATGCAGGATGTCACATGGGGATCGGGACATTTGAGATTCGAGAGTCCAGACCTCCAACACCACACTGAAGAGTCTGTTTCCCCGGAGGGTGctggggagccatgggagggctGTGAGCAGAGGAGGCACGGGGTCAACTCTGAGTTCCAGAAATATCCCCCAGCAGGAGGAGGTGGAGGCTGGGAGAGCAGCCCACCATTGGCTCTAGCGTTGTTTGCCAGAGCAAAGTTAAGACACACAGGACTGGTTGGACTGAGCCTGGTCACCAgttttgggggtgggagtggcagTTCTAATGGTAGAAATCCTGGCAGTGGCAGCAGGTTCCGGTCTCTGAGCCCCAGAGACAGTGACGCCCCGTGACTCGCACAGCCCACCCACGGTCCCTGCCTTTTATTCCGCCAGCCCTCCTGTTAGTTTTGTAGACCCGTTTCTTTTTGTCCATCACGCCTTTAGAACTAACTTCCAGGTTACCAGAAACACAGCACAGAGAAACAAGGACAGTCGACCCTCACTACCCGTGGATTCCATCTTTGCGAATTCGCCTACTCGCTAAGAGTCACTTGTAACCCGCCGATGACGACGCGAGGCCTTCTCGCGCTCATTCGTGGACATGCCCAGAGCGGCTCAAGTTTTGAGTCGCTGGATGCGCACATTCCCAGCCGAGGTCGGACTAGGTGGCACTCTGCCCTCTCATCGTAGTTCTCAGCCCAGAGACGGAGCCTGGAGGGGTGGCACCGGGCCAGGAGCTCCCGCCCTGGGGCCAGCTGGGCGGGTTTGAACCCCAGCTCTGGCGCCTGTGAGCGGGGTGGCCTCGGGCAAAATAAagtttgtaaaataaagaaaattgaatCTCCCAGGATGAGTAGTTTTTAGGATTTAAGATTATAAtctatgtgatatatatatttacatttatattatatatttaaatatatatatttatacacacacacacacacacacatatatatatctccccTAGAAGCAATGGGAGAGGCCTAGAATAAATCCATCCTCCCAGCCTCAGAAGGCACCAACCTGCCGACACcgtgatttcagatttctggcctccagaaccatgagagaataaacttctgttgttctaagccacctaGTTAGTGGTcgtttgttacggcagccccagcaaactaatacacaccCCTCTGTGTCAAGGGGCGGGAGAGGATCTGTGTCACCTGAGCCCCAAGAGACAGGGGGCCCTGGAGGGGAGCTACTCCACAGCCAGCACCTCTCATTGTCGGAGTTCCTGCCCTCCCTGCTGGCTGGCCCCAGCCGGAATCCAGAGGGCAGGGGGGCCCGGGTGGGGCTGAAGACAGAGGCCCCCTCAAGGGCGTACAGCAGGGTAGAGAAGGGCGGGGATTGGAGGGGTGGGTGGGCCAATGGGGGAAGAACCAGGGAGGGTGTTTTCCCATATTTACTTCTGTtggaggctgaataatggcccccaaaatgTCCACGCCCTAATCCCCAGACCCTGTGAATATGTTCCCTCGCCTGGGACTTGGCAGAGGTGATTATGTGAAGGATCTTGAGACGGGGGGCATCTTGGTCCGCTGGGGCTGTgctaacagaataccatagactgggggctTACGAACAatacagatttatttctcacacttctggaggctgggaagtccaaaatcaaggggtgatggcagatttggtgtctggtggggGCCCGCCTCTCGGTGCACAGACAGCTGGCTTCTCGCTGTGTCTTCATGTGGTGAAGGGGCGAgggggctctctggggtctctttcctAAGGACACCAGAGTCCCATTCATGAGAGCGCCACCCTCACGACCTGATGaccccccaaaggccccacctcctaacaccatcacatgggggttagggtttcagcatatgaatttgagggggactcAGTCTGAAGaggcatctttatttatttaaagaacatCATCATAGAGCCAGCCTCCAAGACAGCCCCCACTGTCACCCCCGGTCTTCATGCCCCGTGTCCCATCCCTCATCGAATAGGACTGACCTGTGAAAACAGAATAAGGCGGAAACGGTGAGGGTGACTTCTGAGGCGAGACTATAAAAGAAATTGTGACCTCTTGGGTCACTTGCTCTGGTGGAGCTGGCGGCCATGTTGGGAGGATGCTCAGGCAGTGCTGTGGAGAGGCCCACGCGGCGACGGGCTGGGGCCGCCTGCCAACAGCCACGTCTGTAAGCTTGGAAGTGGCTATTCCAGGCCCACTCAAGTTTCCAAATGACTGCAGCCCtggtgagagaccctgagccggACTCACGCAGCTAAGCCACTCCCAAATCCCTGACTCATGAAACGCGTGAGTGATTATAAATGGCTACTGTCttgagccactaagttttaggataacttgttacacagcagtaaatAACGAACACTACTTAGCACTTACTCTGCAAAACCCTGTTCTGAGTGCCAAATATATTTGAACTCATTAATCCTCAAGGCAACTCTCTGATGTACAGATTGTGCTTGTtcccattttatgaatgaggaaactaaggcacagagaggtgcagtaacttgcccaaagtcacacagcttgcaaATGGTGAAATTCGGGTTTGAACCCAGCCTGTCCAGCTCCAGGGTCTGGGTGTTCAACCACTGGGCCACACTGGCTTTGGCCAGCTGTGGGTGGCCCTCGAAGAAGGTGAAATCTCCAAGAAGCCCAAGAAAGCCTCAAAGAGCCCCAATatggaaggggagaaaaaaggaagaacagactcagagggtggggaggggagggaggagagagcagagaatGTGAATCTAGAATGTGGAGTgcggcctctctctctctgcgcccagctttgccactcactagctgtgttccctcaggcaaattacttagccctctatgcctcagtttctccatctgcacaatgAGGAAGGTTGTGGTGGATTAAATGGGTTAATCCATGGGTTAATCCAAGGCTGGCAAAGGCCCTGGGGGAGCTGGATCCCGCCTCGGCTCGGCTCCCGGGGGAGGCTTGCTGAGACCTGCTCTTCTGGGGGGGTGCCGAGGCACAGGGTAATGAGCAGGTGGGGCTGCGGCACAGACGGTGGGCTGAGCTCAGCGTCTGGCTGTGTGGACATGGCCGGCCCAGGGTTTCGGGGCCACCCCACAGGacctctcctgctgctgctgctcttgcCCCAGGCGCTGACGGAGGGACCCCTGGTGTTTGTGGCTGTGGTGAggttcccacccccaccccccagcctggcctctcacctcccccaggccagccctgaccCGGTCCTCTCCCCAGGTGTTCCGCCATGGCGACCGGGCCCCGCTGGTGTCCTACCCCACCGACCCACACAAGGGGGCCATCTCCACCCTGTGGCCGCGCGGCCTGGGCCAGCTGACCACGGTGAGAAGCTGGGGTGGGGTGAGaggcggggcggggtggggaggggtcagcTGAGCCTGCTCTGTCCCCAGGAGGGGGTCCGCCAGCAGCTGGAGCTGGGCCGCTTCCTGAGGAGCCGCTACGAGAACTTTCTGAGCCCTGAGTACCGGCGGGAGGAGGTACTGCCATGTTGACTCTCACCGGGCCCCCTGACCTCCCACCTCTGACCTCCACTGACTCCAACGCTCCCCTGGGGCCTCCACCTCTGGCCTTTGACCCCCATCAACCTGCCCTGCACCCTATGTCTGATCTTTGACCTCCAAACCATCAAGTAACCCACCCTGACCTCTGCCCCCATCTCAACCTGAGTCACATCTtgacctctgacctctgacctctgtCAGCTCTGACTTTATTTTCTGGCCTCCATCTCTGGCTTCTGACTCCCAGTGACTCCGACCAGACTGTCTGACCTCTGATCTTTGACTCCAAAACTTGATTGATTCTGTCTTTGCCCCTCATTGATTCAACTTGCCCTCCTGACCTCTGACTTTTGACCTCTACCCTTCATCAAATCTGACTTTCCTCTCCTatctcttcctctgtcttctgGCTTCCTCCAATTAGGATCTTTTCTCCTAGTCTCTGACCTCTGATCCCTGACAGACAGGTACTGAACTCTGACCCCATGACCCCCAACCTGCCCTCCTCATCTTGACCTCTAACCTCCAGCCTCCAGTGATTCTGATCTTCCTGACTTCCATCGGCCCAGCTGACCCCCTTAATCTTACATGTCCGCCCAACTTCTGGCTTCCAACCCAACTGCTCTCGACACTGACCTCTGACCCTTGATCCCAACTTCTAACACTGAGGTCCAGACACTTGAGCCCGCCCTGAATTTTGACTCCCAGCACCTGACTTTCGACCCAGAACTGAATCTGAAGCTTTTGGTTTGCCGCTGTAGCTGACCTCTGACCCCGACCCTGGTCCCCTTgcctgccctctccccaccccaggtgTACATTCGCAGCACCGACTTTGACCGGACGCTGGAGAGCGCTCAGGCCAACCTCGCAGGGCTGTTCCCCGAGGCTGCCCCAGGGCGCCCAGAGTCCGCCTGGAGGCCCATCCCTGTGCACACGGTGCCCACCTCTGAGGACAAGGTTGGGGGGCTGGACAGGGCCAGAGagggggagggatggagagagacagagaccccGAGATGGAGAGAGCCAGCAGCTGGGAGAGGCAGCTCTGCACCTGGCTGGGCGGCTCCCGGAGGCCTGAGCTGCTCTGAGCCCCAGACCTTCCCTGGGGCGGAGCTGTCCAGATGGGCTGAGCCACTGTCCCCACGCTGCACGGCCAGATCTGGGAGAGACCATGGGCCACAGGCCAGGGCCCCGCAGACCGGACTCCCCGCGCCacccatcctccccacccccctcccctggCAGTGGGACCCCAGTCACGCTGccgtcctctctgagcctcagtttcccccagctCCTGAGGTTCCCCATGCGCAGCTGTCCCCGATACCACGAGCTGCTGCGGGAGGCCACGGAGGCTGCCGAGTACCAGATGGCCCTGGAGGGCTGGACGGTGAGAGAGACCTGCGGGGCGGGGCCggtgggtgggggcggggcctgtGCAGAGGGGCGGGGCCGAGGCCTGTGGGAGGGGCGGGGGCCGGTGGGGCGTGGCGTTACCTGCGTGCAGGGACGGGGCGTGGCCTGCGGGACGGGGCGTGGCTTGCGGGACGAGGCGTGGCCTGCGGGACGGGGCGTGGCTTGCGGGACGGGGCGCGGAGGTCTGCCACGCTCACCCCGCCCGGCGCCTCCAGGACTTCTTGACTCGCCTGGAGAACTTCACCGGGCTGTCGCTGGTCGGGGAGCCGCTCCGCAGGGCGTGGAAGGTTCTGGACACGCTAATATGCCAGGTGAGCCTCCGGCCCACCCACGCagccaagtggttaagtgcagctgggttcaaatcccagccttgCAGCTAGCTCACTCTCTGCGTTCCCTCAGGCAAGCCACTTAACCCTtagtgcctcagtttacccatctgcacaatggggatggcgACACCCGTATCAACACCCCCTGGGGTTGCTGTGATCAGAATGGGTTATCCGCGCCATGCGCTcggaacagcgcctggcacacagtgaggggCGCACGGGGGTTTGAAGCTGCGGGTTTGCAATCCTTCCTCCGCAGTCCGTTATCGGAAAAGCGTCCAAAACCAAAACTTGGGCAGCAGGAGTTGACCTGAAACGGGGCGATGCGCTTCATAGTCTTTGCTTACCCCACTTCATGGGGATGTTCCTAAATGCACTGGGCGAATAGCAATGGGTATGATTAAGGGGGCTGCCCCAGATCCCATGGGATGTGTTCCAAGGCACATGGTATTAGCACCATAGACCTTTCTAAAATCCAAAATGTCTGAATTCTGAAACCCCTCTGGCCCCGAGGGTTTCAGATAAGGGCTTCTGGTCTGTGGAATGGTCATTACTATCGTTAATTAATAATTGCTATTGCCCACCCCATAACTTCCTGGCCAGACCCAGCCCATGAGGGGTTCAAATGAGGGGTGGGAGCGAGGACGGCAGTTAATGGGGACAGCACTGGCCTTGGGAGGGCCTGGGGGGAGCAGGAAGAGCTCAGGACATCCTGGTCACTTTGTCCTCTCCCCCGTCTCTCCCCAGCGAGCTCAcggccttcctctcccctcctgggCCTCCCCGGATGTCCTGCAGACTCTAGCCCGGATCTCAGCTTTGGATATTGGGGCCCACGTGGGCCCACCCCGGGCAGCAGAGAAGGCCCAGCTGACAGGGGGTGAGGTGTGGGGCTGGGAGGCCCGGAGGCTGAGGTGCCTTcccggtcgggggggggggggtaagcGTGTCTCAGCATTCTGTTCTTGCCCTCTCAGGGATCCTGCTAGATGCCATCCTTGCCAACTTTTCTCGGGTCCAGCGCCTGGGGCTGCCCCTCAAGATGGTTATGTACTCAGCTGTGAGTCTTTGGGAAGGGAGGTAGTGCCACGTGGGCACAGGGATGAGGGGGGATGGCGATTTGGGTGAGGAAGAGCCAGTGGTCTCAGTGGAACCTCAGCCTACTGCCTTGGGCAACTCCTATCTCCAAACCATACTCTCGGACCATATCACTAGAGGAATATAGTTTGGAAAGAGGGAGGTGATAGTGTTATGAAAGAATTTAGTTCTGGAAAGACGAAAGCTGTTTGATTGAGGTGTCCAATCATATTTTGCATCTATGTGACCATCCTTTATTAAATGATTAGCTGTAACTGGTGGTACTGCCTCCAGGGTGAGCAGAGTTAGGGGAGTTGGTTCTAAGAGGTCTGGGGGACATCTGGATGCacaagtctggagttcaggagagGGGAGACATCAGGAGAGGAGCCGTGTCTCAGCTCTGGGATCCACCTGCAGCACGACAGCACTCTGCTGGCCCTCCAGGGGGCCCTGGGTCTCTACGACGGGCACACCCCACCGTATGCTGCCTGCCTCGGCTTCGAGTTCCGGAGACGCCTGGGGGACCCGGATGAGGACTCAGGGTGAGGCAGGGAGTGGCGGCCGGGAATGGGTGGGACAGAACTCTCCAGGGAAGAGATGGGTGCCAGGCGGGGGCCTGGAGGGGGAATGTGGCTGGGTTGGCATCAGCAGATTGACAGGTAGGAGTCAGGAGCCCAGTTTCTCCACTGAGTTGCTCTTCTCGACTGAAGGTCAGGGGTAGGGAAGGTGAGGGCCTGCATGccaccctctcctctctccctccaggaaTGTCACCATCTCCCTCTTCTACCGCAATGACTCTGCTGGCCTGCCGCTGCCCCTCAGCGTCCCCGGGTGCCCAGCCCCCTGCCCACTGGGCCGCTTCCGCCAGCTGAccgcccccgcccggcctccGGCACACGGGGTCCCCTGCCACGGCTCCCACCAGCCTGCCACCCCCACAGGTGACAGCCCTCGgtgctggggtgggagtggggggggcAAGTCTCGAGATTCACATCCCCGTGTTCTCCCTGCAGCCACTGTGGTGCCCCTGCTGGCCGGGGCTGTGGCTGTGCTGGCGGCACTCAGCATGGGGCTGGGCCTGCTGGCCTGGAGGCCCAGCTGCCTGCGGGCCTGGGGGGGGCCCGTGTGAGCCGGGAAACCGGGcaccccctccccacagctgACACTGGACCCCAACATGTATGCTCACTTGCTGCTCTGGTTTCTGTGACTTACTGCGTGTGCCTGTGTGCGTGGGGaaggcgggggcgggggccgcAGCAGAAAGGGCTCCCTAGCCTGGAAACAAGTGGTTCTTTGTGTGCTCAAGCGTGCATGCATGTATGTGCGTGTACAAGGGCGTGATGGGCTGTTGCTGTGCACACATGTATGAGGCACGTGTGTATACACGTGGTATGTGTGGACATTTCTGCACTTGTGTGCAGTGTCTGCATATACGAGTTGGTGTATGCACACACGTCTACATGTGACATTTCTGCACACACGAATATGTGGTACGTGTGCAGTGTCTGCATGTGTGGGTAATATGTGTACAGGCGTTTACGTGCAAGTTTCTAGACATGCACAGGAACACGTGGTACACATGGGAACCTTCCTCTGCAGGTTAGGCACGTGTGTTGTTCATGCCTGTGGGTGTGTGCTGTGCAACAAAGCCACGCCTCCTGGGTGAGCCTCTCTGCGGGTCACACGCTCTGGTGCCCACCTTGTAGAGGGGAGGGCTCAGAAGGCACAGGGCTCAAAGCCTGGCCCCACAGCCAGCCAGCTGGGACCAATCCTgaggctgtgtgactctgggcaagtgacTGGCCGCTCTGTGCCCCCATCTCATTTGGCAGGGACAAGATTCACCCATCAGGCTCCAAGAGCCCTGAAATTAACCTCCCAGGGTCCAGAGCAGGTGGGGCTGGTGACCTTCCCTCAGGGTGCCCAGCAGAGCCCATGCTGAATGATCTAGGGGGGCTGGTACCCCAACAGGGCACTGTCCAGTACGGCAGCCACTGGCTGCGTcagctacttaaatttaaattacataaacCAAACGTCAAATCTGGGCCCAGTCGCACCAGCCACATTGGGCAGTGCAGACAGGAAGTTTCCATCCCCACAGAC
This genomic window from Diceros bicornis minor isolate mBicDic1 chromosome 34, mDicBic1.mat.cur, whole genome shotgun sequence contains:
- the ACP4 gene encoding testicular acid phosphatase codes for the protein MAGPGFRGHPTGPLLLLLLLPQALTEGPLVFVAVVFRHGDRAPLVSYPTDPHKGAISTLWPRGLGQLTTEGVRQQLELGRFLRSRYENFLSPEYRREEVYIRSTDFDRTLESAQANLAGLFPEAAPGRPESAWRPIPVHTVPTSEDKLLRFPMRSCPRYHELLREATEAAEYQMALEGWTDFLTRLENFTGLSLVGEPLRRAWKVLDTLICQRAHGLPLPSWASPDVLQTLARISALDIGAHVGPPRAAEKAQLTGGILLDAILANFSRVQRLGLPLKMVMYSAHDSTLLALQGALGLYDGHTPPYAACLGFEFRRRLGDPDEDSGNVTISLFYRNDSAGLPLPLSVPGCPAPCPLGRFRQLTAPARPPAHGVPCHGSHQPATPTGDSPRCWGGSGGGKSRDSHPRVLPAATVVPLLAGAVAVLAALSMGLGLLAWRPSCLRAWGGPV